Proteins encoded together in one Lachnospiraceae bacterium JLR.KK008 window:
- a CDS encoding DUF6070 family protein — protein MKRGEERVEMDGKKIVLFGKRSLLLMQMAILCCLLGCGSVSRDALQAPPQMTESESPKVESAASPAESQMTERELLESEMAQICEDIYLRAAEEGRLSDPQVIHSIVSWYGEHGYVAVDSRNQVDMTGAQQAMRFCEAAEAGEDVSLTVIRVGGRGETAVYDLNVESGQMEIVRSRYEYRNGFMQRTDSISYQAEDWKYTPEGYLMFCGKWFSEQTYVLMLSGAEEYTALRIWPLDGKCRKMNEEYIFPVGYEHNNMFLTDWSEDDFGELNFYDLYDKFYPRVNGRPVPYRTADDLNEGAVYDIPQESFEFVLQSYLRIDSETLREKTVYIPQERVYEYRPRGFYEAESSHPYPEVTAYRENGDSTITLTVHAVYPKAGLSRAHTHEVTVRPGENGSVQYVSNRVLPSEEGGETRWHTPRLTQAQWKAVYGER, from the coding sequence TTGAAAAGAGGAGAAGAGAGAGTGGAGATGGACGGGAAAAAGATTGTTCTGTTTGGAAAAAGGAGCCTGCTTCTAATGCAAATGGCGATCTTATGCTGCCTTTTGGGATGTGGCAGCGTTTCACGGGATGCCTTGCAGGCGCCGCCGCAGATGACGGAGTCAGAGTCTCCAAAGGTAGAGTCGGCAGCGTCGCCCGCGGAATCACAGATGACGGAACGGGAACTTCTGGAATCGGAGATGGCACAGATCTGCGAGGACATTTATTTACGGGCGGCGGAGGAAGGCAGACTCAGCGATCCGCAGGTAATCCACAGCATTGTCAGCTGGTATGGGGAACACGGCTATGTGGCAGTGGACAGCAGAAATCAGGTCGATATGACAGGTGCGCAGCAGGCAATGCGATTTTGCGAGGCGGCAGAGGCCGGGGAGGATGTGTCGCTGACTGTGATTCGGGTCGGCGGGCGCGGCGAAACTGCAGTGTATGATCTGAATGTGGAAAGCGGACAGATGGAGATCGTCAGAAGCCGCTACGAATACCGAAACGGCTTTATGCAGAGAACGGATTCGATCAGTTACCAGGCCGAAGACTGGAAGTACACACCGGAAGGGTATCTGATGTTTTGCGGAAAGTGGTTTTCGGAACAGACTTATGTGCTGATGCTGAGCGGTGCGGAGGAATATACGGCTCTGCGGATATGGCCGCTGGATGGGAAATGCAGAAAAATGAACGAAGAATATATCTTTCCTGTCGGCTATGAACATAACAATATGTTTCTCACGGACTGGAGTGAGGATGATTTCGGTGAATTGAATTTTTATGATCTGTATGATAAATTTTACCCACGGGTGAACGGGAGGCCGGTTCCCTACAGGACGGCGGATGATCTGAATGAAGGTGCGGTATACGACATCCCGCAGGAGTCTTTTGAATTTGTCCTCCAATCTTATCTGCGTATAGACAGCGAAACCCTGCGGGAGAAAACTGTTTACATTCCGCAGGAGCGGGTTTATGAATATCGGCCAAGAGGATTTTATGAGGCGGAGTCTTCGCACCCCTATCCCGAGGTGACGGCATACAGGGAGAACGGCGACAGTACGATCACGTTGACTGTCCATGCGGTATATCCAAAGGCGGGGCTGTCCAGAGCGCATACCCATGAAGTGACAGTCCGTCCCGGTGAAAACGGGAGCGTACAGTATGTGTCCAACCGGGTCCTTCCCTCAGAAGAGGGAGGTGAGACAAGATGGCATACACCCCGTCTGACACAAGCGCAGTGGAAGGCGGTCTACGGGGAGCGGTAG
- a CDS encoding BlaI/MecI/CopY family transcriptional regulator, with translation MRSLPQISEAEFEVMKIVWKHAPISTNEITEKLLQTTSWSPKTIQTLIKRLVTKGALTYEKQSRVFVYTPLVKEQEYIGAESSSFLNRFYDGDITAMVSSYLENDKLSPEEIRSLRALLSHYRSP, from the coding sequence ATGCGAAGTCTGCCTCAGATCTCCGAAGCGGAATTCGAAGTGATGAAGATCGTATGGAAACACGCCCCGATCAGCACCAACGAGATCACGGAAAAATTATTACAGACTACGTCCTGGAGTCCCAAGACGATACAGACCCTGATCAAGCGCCTTGTAACCAAAGGCGCTCTCACTTATGAGAAACAGAGCCGGGTATTTGTCTATACCCCGCTTGTGAAAGAGCAGGAATATATCGGGGCGGAAAGCAGTTCATTCCTGAACCGCTTCTATGACGGTGACATCACTGCCATGGTGTCATCCTATCTGGAAAATGATAAACTCTCCCCGGAGGAGATCCGCAGTCTGCGCGCGCTCCTGTCTCACTACCGCTCCCCGTAG
- a CDS encoding SH3 domain-containing protein: protein MEQNSGSWKEKIVLLLEEGVQWIAQNKKIAIPVAAVIVIALLAGVAVFSRGKNEDEIGQETAESEQESLDYSVPLEENAVAAVNEFMNRYYAALADGDVTTIEGMMNYISEQDRLRIEKKSEYIEKYDNLICYTKKGLTDGAYLAYVYNEVKFYDFETPVPALTTFVLFKNESGEYYIYEGDVDDNTFSYYTQLSAQDDVTNLCNTVQAKYNETVGADSALSEFMNGFPDQIKEEVAEAMALAAQADEAQPQVASAEEEPQEAETPEEPKAKVTEVETTDTVNVRSSDSETADKIGKAEKGTKLPLLEKKGNGWSKVTFEGKEAFIKSEYLVDIVNVVDDPDTPAAEQQEASQQEQGASQPEQSSSTSTGLVGKDGKVTAKTTVNVRASANENGERLGVIYQGDKLELVMQQADGWCKVKYNGETGYVKTEFVE, encoded by the coding sequence ATGGAGCAAAATTCAGGAAGCTGGAAAGAAAAGATTGTTCTGCTTCTCGAAGAAGGAGTACAATGGATCGCTCAGAATAAAAAGATCGCCATTCCGGTTGCAGCGGTCATCGTCATTGCCCTCCTGGCAGGTGTGGCCGTGTTTTCCAGAGGAAAGAATGAGGATGAGATCGGGCAGGAGACGGCCGAAAGTGAGCAGGAGTCTCTTGACTATTCGGTGCCGCTTGAGGAAAATGCGGTAGCGGCGGTCAACGAATTTATGAACAGATATTACGCAGCCCTGGCGGACGGCGATGTGACGACGATTGAAGGGATGATGAACTATATCAGTGAACAGGATCGGCTGCGTATCGAGAAAAAGAGCGAATATATTGAAAAGTATGACAATCTGATCTGCTATACGAAAAAGGGACTGACAGACGGCGCTTATCTGGCGTATGTGTATAATGAAGTAAAGTTCTATGATTTTGAGACGCCTGTGCCGGCGCTGACAACGTTTGTCTTATTTAAAAATGAATCCGGTGAATATTATATTTATGAAGGGGATGTGGATGATAATACGTTTTCGTATTATACACAGCTCTCTGCACAGGATGATGTGACCAATCTGTGCAATACGGTGCAGGCCAAATATAACGAGACAGTAGGGGCAGACAGTGCGCTCTCAGAATTTATGAACGGTTTTCCGGATCAGATCAAGGAAGAAGTAGCGGAGGCAATGGCGCTTGCTGCGCAGGCCGATGAGGCACAGCCACAGGTAGCTTCGGCAGAGGAGGAACCACAGGAGGCGGAAACGCCTGAGGAACCAAAGGCTAAGGTGACGGAAGTGGAGACGACGGATACCGTCAATGTGAGAAGTTCTGACAGTGAGACCGCAGATAAGATCGGCAAGGCAGAGAAAGGGACGAAGCTGCCGCTGCTGGAGAAGAAGGGAAATGGCTGGAGCAAGGTAACGTTTGAAGGCAAAGAGGCCTTTATCAAGTCAGAGTACCTTGTAGATATTGTAAATGTGGTCGATGATCCGGATACGCCGGCAGCAGAGCAGCAGGAGGCGTCACAGCAGGAGCAGGGGGCATCGCAGCCGGAACAGAGCAGCAGTACGAGTACAGGGCTGGTAGGCAAGGACGGTAAAGTGACGGCAAAGACAACGGTCAATGTGCGTGCTTCCGCCAATGAGAACGGCGAACGGCTCGGGGTCATTTATCAGGGCGATAAGCTGGAGCTCGTCATGCAGCAGGCCGATGGCTGGTGTAAAGTGAAATATAACGGTGAGACCGGCTATGTGAAGACAGAGTTCGTAGAATAG